The Juglans regia cultivar Chandler chromosome 10, Walnut 2.0, whole genome shotgun sequence genome includes the window gttacggccctgccacgggtgataatagtggcatacggcccaaccacgggtaataatagtggatacggcccaaccacgggttataatagtggatacggcccaaccacgggtaataatagtggatacggccctgccacgggttatagtagtggtctctgttttgagtgcacaccttggtgacagagtgatttatgttctgcttggctatccgcagatgcacaaccctaccacgggggttatacatggcctctgttctgatatgatgttttgatgatgacgatgatcatttatgctatgccaaagaatattttgaatgaaattacttctaaatcttcgctctgatattttaataacatgttctgattccgcactctgaaaatgaaaatgttttgttctgcattctgatttctgtaaatgctcatgtttatacactggtatatgttctctgcttactgagttgttgataactcaccccgttaatcttcataatatttcagatgacatcgatggttcagctgaggatcagtattagagtctatggagaagtttagcactgatttgtggttgggtatctcatgttactagtgttggtgttagagactaattattttcttaagttgcatcaatggatttagacggtttatggagactatgttaatgttttattatttctagttgttatttgagacatgaagaagagttgattttatttgggttgttggattgaatattggataaatgagtttatttgatttatttaattgaagtatttacgttcgatttgaggtttggtaaaatggatatattcttgaatttggaagtactctagccttgttagagttgtttttcaggtgttatgagttaactctccagaccctcggggtcggggcatTACAATGGGGGAGCTAGGGGATGAACGGAGGGAGCCTGCAAGGGGCTATCAATGCCGTCGACAACGAACGACAGTGGCTTGGGTGCAAGTTGTGACGACGATGTGGAGAAGCCGAGAGGGAAGGAGGCTCGCTTCgggggaggaggagagggagagagaggcgtAATGGGGAGGCTGGGTTCGGCAAGGGGTGGTCGCCAGCGAGGTGTGGTTGCGCGGCGCTACAGTGGTGGTCGGGGGCTGGGCTGTGGCGAaggagaagagagggaagaggggAGGGGTTTTGTCGATTGCAAGgggggagggaggagagagggaaaagagaggagagagggaaaagagagtgAGGTTTTAATTTAAGCGCCTTATCTTTGGTCTTCAAATTAGTATGGCGATGAAGATTAAACTAATTTGCGGCGATAAAATGTCGCTTTAAATTTCTCGCCGCAAAATCCTTTTTCCCCCCACAAAGTATGGTTTTACCCACCGTGTAATCTTAtggtaaaagttttttttttttttttcctacgaacaatttttatgagaaaagaccatatttaattttattattatttttggcacGTATTCATCGCCGCAAAATTAATAATGTCACTACAAATACTACTGAcccaaaattaacaaaaaaaaattttcgcAAGCAAGATTATTTTCGGCAATAATGAGTCGTCGAAAATAACTAACAATTTTGTCGCAAAAAACAAATAACCCACGTTTTTGGAaagtttatttgcggcgactttttATCGCTGCAAAAAACGTTTATGTCGTGGCAAATAGTTATTTCTCACAAATTTTTACTTGCCGGCATGATCTCGTGGCAAAAAGCTTGTTTTTTGTCTTACAAACAGCTTTCGTGTCATCAACATACTATTTGTCAGAAAATAATTCGTGGAAAAAGCCCCCATTTGTTGTAGTGGCGCAGCTTAATTGCCTGCATTGCATTCAGGATCATCGATCACCAATTACCCAAGCAGCTTGACGTCCTCCACgcaatcttttatttatatgcCACCGTAAAACCTAACTCATGTTATAACTAATGCAGTACTCTAGCACAATGGAAAGCTAAAGAACACATGCATGACAATTGTTCTGAGAATTTAAAAGAACTCGTTTTGAGAAATcttgagaaagaaagataaCACTTATTTCGTACAaaacaaataccaaaataaataatatatatatatatatatatatatattacattatttttctttttttccacaaGCAAGATCATTCATTCTAACGAAGGTAGGTCTAGCAAAGACCACTGGAGTTCGAACTAGTTATGGGGATCTCACGAAGCTCTGTCGGAGTACTTTCCTTGCGATCCACTCTGCGCTTTTCATGTTTTTCTTCCCTTCAGATATTGCTCTTGTTTTAACTCTAGCAGACCCCTAGCTCATCCATTCGTCCCCCGTCCACAGCTCACTGCCCCACAACCggatggaaaaaagaaaaaaaaaaaaatcgaacaAAAGAGAAAACACAACAGAATACAAAATCACGCAACTCAATAGCCAACTGGACAGGGCATTTGGAATACAGGCTTTGAAAATGGACCTCTTTTCCCAGATGGAAAAGTCGTTCCCTTCACCCACGTAGCTCTCCAGACGGATGACTGCAGGTGGCTTCTGCACTTGGAATATAGAAGCAAACCAGCATCCAGCCAAGCGGCTCACTCTGACTTATACGTACAAaagaacaggaaaaaaaataaaaatatagaagcaaaatgaaagaaatataaTTCGACATGGCACTATGGATATCAGGAGAAGATAGATATACCCTCTTGTATCACTTGTATAATATTAGCAATGAGATCAGATCATTgcaattttgaaaattagacTGGAGAAGACAAGGCATCCACAATTTGCGAACATGTCAAATCTTACAAACCAAAACATTCGCGTATTTTACTCCCACTTTACATCCACATGTGTTAAGAAAAAACTCATATGTCAGGGCAGGCTGATTTAACTTCTGACCAAGCTTGGCTTCATCTCGCAAAGGATAGAAGAAAGGAAAATCAAGACCCATCCATTTGAATATCACTCCCGTTTGGGTTCAGTGtactatcattattcttttgaaTCTGGCTAGCTCCAAAAGTAAATTCGCGAGGAGGAATGTCTAAAGAAGGACGAGTAAAGATGGAGGTAGCACCAACATTGCTGAAAGCGGGAATGGGAACCGGATCGTTAATCTTTGGAAAGCCAAAGCTAAACAAAGGCACACCCGTTGGTGCAAAGACTGATGGGGCTGGGTTGCCAATACCAATTGATCCAAAGATCTCCTGCTCGTACTCCTGCAGTTGCTGGTATACAGCTACattaagaaacaaataaatgaaagttaGAGATACAGGAGACAGCTCATTCATTCTCCCACCAAGCTTTACAGATTGAGATCTTTCAAGAACACTTCATCACAGCATCAGAAAAGGACAGCTACCAATGCAAGTGCAGCCTTGCATAATGCAATTATTGAGAAGTTaaacctttttatattttatcttttttttaagtaagatGATGCTCATTTCATACGAACTTGGTTAAAGTGGGATAATTTACACTTTGGATTAAAGGAGAAAATGATGGAGCTTATTTACCGGAATGCAAGCAACCATCCAAATTGGATATTATGGTCCATCCAGCAATTTTGTATGCTAAAACATTAGCAATACATGGTATTTAATAAAGTGTGTCCTGTGACGGGAGCTATCTTCCAGTCAGTAACCACTTTGTTATTTTGGAGAACTTTAGCGACCACAAGAAATCCCCTTCTAGGATAAAATGTGGTGATCCGCCTTTCTCCTTCTAAAAGTTGAAGCTTTTAAAATTGACTCAAGTTTCATGCTGATACAAATCCATGTAGGAACGAAAGAGAACAAGAAGCTTaagaaaagatggaaaaagagaaaaatggaagTTAAAAGCTCTGGGTTTCAGGCTTCAACCCATCCACGTTGCGATATGCCAAACCGCTAAAATATTCCAATTTGATATTTCATTAAACAAATTATCTTCCAAATAAATCAATGTAGGTAAGCACCTTACTGAATATTCTGACAACACAGAAACAAATGTGCATACCTCCAGATAATTCAACAGATGGTCTCCTCTCTTTCACCCACTGATAACTTTGGGCAAGTCTCCATCCTTTGGACTTCATTAAGTAGGCTATTACAATAGCTGGTGACCTGTAAAAAAGAATTGACATTCagaaaaaaagtattttgagAAATCTAAATCATCTCATATGGAGGCTCTGTGATGACATATTTGTAGCATTCTATATGCATTTATGGGTGGCTGGTAGGTGTTGCAATACGTGCTTTATGTATGTCAGCCTTTGACCTTTGTGTGTGCCCGGGGCGCCAGGgtggggagagggagagagagagagacccaaattataatgcATCTACCTATTTTTTCCAGACATGCAATGCACCAGAACACGAGCTTTGTCCCTTTCACATTGCTCTGCAAAATCAACCATGTGAACTCAAAGTGCAACTGAACCGAGGATATCAAAGGCATTTGTGGTATAATTGAAACAATCCAACAGCAGTTAACCTTCAGTAAATCAGTCAGTCACCTAGTCATATTAATTTAAGCTTGCTTAAATTTGCTTATCTAAACTCCACAGGTTAATCATAATAGACAACTCGATATAAtctcttacaaaaaaaaaacaaccataaTAGACAACTCATTGTTTTTCAATACAGCTCTGTGCTATCAAGAACATTTGAGAACTGTAATCTCATTTTGATCAATCTAAGAGGTATAGGAATCGAAGGGCTTTTCTCTCATATCAATCTATGTACAAATGGTTCCAATGGAGGAAATAAATCACCAGGAGATATAACTTGGACGAGATGACCAACTTGATGGTGAGAACAGAACTCGGCAAAGTGTGTACCTAACCCCCCAAAATGCATATAGTAGCCCaaataagaagaaaatcaaTGATAGTGATTTGAAGGTCGGAATAAAGGATGCATTGAATGTGACATCTAGGATTACAATGGAATTTATAATGgcttcatcaatttttttgatCGACTAGCTTCATCAATTCATTTTGGCATCTGGCTCCAAGAACAGAGGAGAATGCTCTCAAGATTGAACAAGATATGAggatctttttctcttttcttcaggGATAAATTAAACCTAAATTCTGGAAGATGCATAGAAAACAAGCAAAGCAAATTCCAGCTGCCAATGTATTTATGGTACCAAATCTAAAAACATTATAACAAGTGCACACCATTAAAAGCACTCATTAGGCATATCTGAGCAAAGCAAGGCCTCTCAAATTAAGCTACAACCtgctattcatcattttttgataGGTACAACCTGCTATTTATTCTTACTTATTAATACTAAAAGGAAGCTTATAAAGCATTCATCTTTCTCCTCTCCCCTAATTACGTGTTTTCTCTAGTATATTTCCTTGGGTGCACTACTATATGCTACAAAATTCTAACTTGCCAAAAAACtacataaataaaacaactacCAGTGAAAAAAGCTCTAATGACAACACAATAACAGACAACCATCTAAAAACAGCAAGTGAACCAACAAATATGAAGTCATCATGAACTAGAAAGCAAAACACACCTAAAAATTGAATTGCATTATCGAAAGGCAAAGTCTTGTCATCCTGGAGGCAGTGATAGGTGAACGAGTTCTTGTAGAGGTTTTGACAGGCAGGTACCGTCTGCATACGTACAGAAAACAAAGGATAATATAAGAATCTCAGCCTTTTATTATACAAGATCACCTAGATAACTCTATTAGGGGAACAAAGTAAtacaagatatttttttatacaagtaattgCAAGTTTTTCTGGTAATAATAGTAAGCATCGCTCAAGTACATCGTCATACACAAGAGAAATGCCTAGTTAGAATTTGAAACCAATACAAGTTGAGGGTCAGTCCATTTAAATCTATAAGGATCGCCCAAAGGAACAAAGTTTCATAGAAGAAAGTTGAGTTCATCTAATGTTAGCTCACAATCTTCAGAGTTTCCATCGTTCCTTTTCCTCCAGATACATAGTAGACAAATGGGAGCCATTTTCCACACGGCTACAATCTGTGTAATATCATATAATCCTTTCCAGGTAGCAAGGAGGTCTACCTAGAAAGgactattataaattattaccctcctaggcattacccaagctaaGCCAAAATTCCTACAAGCGATAAATTCagttcagattttttttttttttaaaacatccaaacaaaagttaaaaataaaaatcgaaaTCCAACCTTCTCTAAGAATCTATTATGAGACACAACTCAACAGAAGTAATATGATATGCAACATATTAATCGtactattaatttcttttcaaatacgAAATAACTATCTGTTGTAAAATATCTAAGGACCTACTTATCCCAAACTCTTGAGTTTGAATAATAAATGATCATGTGACATTTAGTTCTAAGCAAAGCCAGATTTGTAGAAAATGTAGTTTAGGATAACCTCATTTAGCTTCATTTAGCGGTCGCACAGTACCTGTAGCTCCCATACCATCTCAGTTGCTTCTCCAGTCTTGTCCTAAATTCGTGCTGTTATTTACTTCTTTATATATCACTTGTTCATCTAACATAAGCTCAGCCATCTCTGTATAATGGACATATTATTTCTTAGTCCACAAACTTTCAGTATTACAATGCATGGATACCTTGTAGCTCTCTCAGAAACTTTTATTTATCTTCATTAACTATGTGTGATCATGCGATACGCTCAACAGCATTTCTCAATACCATCTGTCACTCCAGAATGATGATTGATCAAACCCATGCATCCATCCCTCTACAACTCCACATATCTCTATCCCACAAATCTGGATGGAAAGGGAAATCACAAAACCAACAAACAACGGAAGCATTGGACCTCTCCCCTACACAATCATCCAGGGCActacaaagtgcacaaaaccaCACTACACTCAATGTCAAGGCTAAATCCATTCCATCACAAGTAATTTCCAgcattatttatgaaattagtgCACAATCTTGTTTGGAGCCCCACATTATGAAAGTCATTAAAcacaataaatatattacagAGAACATATTCAGAAGCCCTCCAACATTAAACGAGTCTCCCATTAAATAACAAAGCAGCTTCCTAATGTAGGCGTGAAGACAACCAGAACCAAATTCAATCCCAAATCCCAAATCCCAAATTCAATCAATTAAGTGATAAATATCCTACAACAATCAATAGACTACTATTACTGGCATACAAAGCAACCAAAACATCATAATCATGATTGACAATTTTAGAATACCAATAACTTACATTGAGAACACGAGAGATTCCCTGAGTCTTAAGAAGTTCCGACCTCGAGGCGTTGTCATAGCTACCTAAATACAGAAACTCGGGCAAGATCTCCGATGGAAAGGCGCTAACTTGAACCGAAGTTTTCTCTGAGGTAGCCGGAATCCGGTGGCCACAAACCCCACATACCTCTCCTTCTTCATATTTATGATAATGGCCACAAACCCCACAAgggttctctctctccctcttcctcatAGCCCCACAAAAAGCAAAATTTGATTGAGGGAAAAGCTTCTAAATCACAAAACAAGAAACACCCAGATGAATAAAACGCTTCTAACTAAGAAAACAATGAATACACCGAGATCAAATAACAGATAACAAGGAATAAACCAACAAGGAACTGGATAAAGTGCGTAAAAATTTGAATAGGGTTTTATATATTGATGCTTGCCTAAGTTTGCAAACGGAGAGGCTCAAATAGAGGGGCCAGTAATGCGTAGCTGCTTCTTGTTCTCCTTCTCCGATCAGATTCTGCACTTggatttgtcttttttttttttttgggtggggggtTGAGGTGGAACTTACGAGCTAAGAGATCGAGCaagtatttat containing:
- the LOC109022280 gene encoding protein-tyrosine-phosphatase IBR5-like, with protein sequence MRKRERENPCGVCGHYHKYEEGEVCGVCGHRIPATSEKTSVQVSAFPSEILPEFLYLGSYDNASRSELLKTQGISRVLNTVPACQNLYKNSFTYHCLQDDKTLPFDNAIQFLEQCERDKARVLVHCMSGKNRSPAIVIAYLMKSKGWRLAQSYQWVKERRPSVELSGAVYQQLQEYEQEIFGSIGIGNPAPSVFAPTGVPLFSFGFPKINDPVPIPAFSNVGATSIFTRPSLDIPPREFTFGASQIQKNNDSTLNPNGSDIQMDGS